A genomic region of Arachis stenosperma cultivar V10309 chromosome 9, arast.V10309.gnm1.PFL2, whole genome shotgun sequence contains the following coding sequences:
- the LOC130951894 gene encoding cyclin-dependent protein kinase inhibitor SMR1-like, translating to MSTDLHLHHNLPKLRISPIKMENTSRIHSPNQNDAVTVVEERPEAVTDRNDGGAVVLSVVEVEQEEEEEESYRTPTSKESKIPEMVTCPPAPKKAKAIASCKRKLLDEFQFFDVNNKEDMDAFFRSTFPKRTCSCT from the coding sequence ATGTCCACCGACCTTCATCTTCACCACAACCTCCCTAAGCTCCGAATCTCTCCGATCAAGATGGAGAACACATCAAGAATCCACTCTCCAAACCAAAACGACGCCGTCACCGTCGTGGAAGAACGACCTGAGGCGGTTACAGACCGCAACGACGGTGGCGCCGTTGTTTTGAGCGTTGTTGAGGTGGAgcaggaggaggaggaggaagagagcTACAGGACGCCGACGTCGAAGGAGAGCAAGATTCCGGAGATGGTGACGTGTCCGCCGGCGCCGAAGAAGGCGAAGGCGATTGCGTCGTGTAAGAGGAAGCTTCTAGATGAGTTCCAGTTCTTTGATGTGAACAATAAGGAAGACATGGACGCTTTCTTCAGATCTACTTTTCCTAAGAGGACATGCTCCTGTacatga